The region AGCTTGCAAAAGAAATTGCAAGGCGCATCGAAGAACAACTCCAGTATCCCGGTGAATTACGCATTACACTCATCCGGGAAAAAAGAATTATAGAGTACGCAAAATAAACAGTATGCATATTCTTATCATTGGAGATATTGTTGGAAAACCGGGGCGCAAAGCAGTCGCAGAACTTCTGCCGCAGATCCGCAAAGAATTTGATATTGACTTTGTCATCGCAAATGTCGAAAATCTTGCACATGGTTTTGGATTTACTTCTCAAACCCTCCAAGAACTTACGAATGCAGGAGTAGATGCCGGCACAAGCGGCAATCATGCATGGGCGAAACCAGATGGACGTGAGTTGCTTTCGAACCGCAACTCCATTGTCGTGCGGCCTGCAAATTATCCTGTCGGCACCCCGGGCGTAGGGGCAAAAACCTTTACTATTGCAACAAAATCCATTCTCGTGGTAAACTTAATGGGTCGGGTATTCATGAAGGAAAACCTCGACTGTCCTTTTCGTGCGCTTGATGCAATCCTACAAGCTAACAGCGGCACTCGGCATGCTGGGATTATTGTGGACTTCCACGCTGAAACCACTTCGGAAAAGAACGCTTTTGGCCTCTACGCCGATGGGAGGGTTTCGGCAGTTGTGGGAACACACACTCACGTCCCTACAGCAGACGAACGAGTTATGCCAGGCAAAACAGCTTATATTTCCGATATCGGCATGGTTGGGCTCCAACATTCGGTGATTGGGTTCGATTCAGGCCCTCTCCAGAGCTTTTTGACCCAAATCCATCAGCATTTTGAGATATCCGACCACGGCACAGTGGTATTCAACTCAGTACTGATCGACCTGGATACGGCTACGGCGCAGGCACGATCGATCACGCGCATTCAACGAATAGTCAATGTTTGATTCATAATTAGGGGTGTGGAAAAACGTCCCCAAGGAGAACGTATGACAACAAAAGGAACCAAGTTCAAAAAAGCAGACCTCATCGAGCATCTTGCCGCTAAACTCGAGGTCACTAAAAAGCAGGCCGAAGACATGATTGAAGCAGTACTCGTCTACATCACTGATACCCTCAAGCGCGGCGATGAACTGACACTCACCGGTTTTGGCACATTCTTAGCGAAAGAACGAAAGGGGCGCTTGGGCATCAATCCAAAGAATGTCACCCAACGCGTTGAGATTCCGCCATCGATTGTCCCCCGCTTCAAAGCAGGCAAAGCGCTCAAGGAAGCATTGAAAAAAATAATATAGTTGTTTTCAACACAAAAAAGCCGCCCTGTAAGGGGCGGTTTTTTTGATCGTCACAGCACTGATTCCTCCTTTAACGCTTTTTGTAATGTTTCTACAACATGAGTCCGTTGACTGTTTTTCCGTACTTTTTCAAGTACTTGATCTTGCAGTGCCGCAATATCTTCTTGAGAATAAAGTCCGCTATCAAGCAACTGGGATACAATAGCTGAAAATCGTGCTTTTTGCGCATACAGAACATACTCCGAAAATCCCTGAATAAAAGCTTTGGTATAATCCCCCAGAGGGGCTTCTGAAATGCTTTTTGCCAACAACCCAATGAGAGAGCGCTGAATGTCTGGCTCCTTGCACACATTCTTTATTTCCGGAAGCGTCGCAACACCTAGATATGCCGCTCTCCGGACAATTTCTTCAAGTTGCGTACCGACATGGGGAAAGAGGGCAATGTATCCACTTGAAGTTTTTGGCTTTTGGAAAAGCGCAAGAATCGCAGTTTTGCATGCCAAAAGAACGGTTTCTTTTTCCTTGTGGGTTTCTTCATCGCGCGTATCGGGAGAAAAATGCCGTTGAAGGATGGGATTTTTAAGGCGTTTCATTTCTTTCTCAAGAATATCAAGATATGTCATTCCTTTTTGCTCCATTGCCTCCAATTGCTGAACGTCAAACAATCTGCGCATACCGGACGGAAACACCTTATCTTCAACGAACCGCGAATCAGCCGATAGCATTTCAGAAAGTTTCTGAATATTCTGTTCGCGCACCCATTTTGAAATATGTTCGAGCGCCAGACTGCGTGCATGCCTCCCCCCTTCGAATGTGCGTATTTTATCGGTCATTGTATCAAGTAGATCATAGTCGCCTCGTTCAAGGGCCTCATGCGCAATGCCGTCCCAGCGAAGTGTTTCTTTTTGATCCTTTTTATCAATGCGATTTGATCCCCTTCTAGCAAGCGCTTCCGTAAGAGATGCTTCGCCATGAGTAAGTAGGTTTACAAACATCTCATCGGCAATACGCTTGGCATAGGTTTCCGATGCGCTTTCACCTCTTTTTTTACCTATTTTTTCGTATCTCTTCTGCGAATCGCGCTCAAGCGCATTGAAGGATTTTTCTAGTGTATTCATAGAGTTTTATATACTACGTGCAGTATATCAAAATACGCATGCGCTACGCAAGGAAAGTTTTATTGGAATAAAAAAAGGAAGCAGGGGTTGGTATCCGACGAGGGGGTCGGACCAGGGTGGTGTGCTTCCATTTGTTGGGGGGGCTTGCAGAGAGTTCGGCTTGGATTTGGCTTTGCAACCAAACAAGATTCCTACTTTCTCTGCTATGAAATTTTCAAAGTACCGGGGTTGAGGGGGAGGTCTAGGGCTAGGTCGGTAGACGATTATCGATTGTACGCTTGGATGGCCTCCATCCGCCTCGTCGGTCGAACCTGTGCGTAGCCAATAGCATACGCGTAGTCCAAGCCGGTGTCGAGGTTTTTCTGGAACTCTCCGAGATTGACCTGCGGCTGCCCGCAGTCTTCCCGATGAGACTCTACCGTGGCGGGATTACAAAGAGTGATGCCGCATCCGCACAAAATCATTGCTAAATTTCTCCGCTTACACTGGTGCGTTACAACTGCATCATTTCTGATGAACAGCGTTGTGGGCTTCAATCCAATAGGATTGCGACCCACAACGATAGCCACCAACTACACTAAAAAGAGCGAAAAGGCTGTAGAGGCAAGCATTATATGAAGTAGCTGCGGCGGGTGGTCCGCGATGGGAATGAATGCCACATTATCTTCAAAGCGCTTATATATCCTCTTACCTTCTGGTTGGCCCCGAAGGGCACAATGGATGGAAAGTGGACTCTCTCCTCTACACTCTTTTCGCTCCTGGAGAATTTTTGTTATAGATATAACCTTTTTGAAGGGTACATACTCGATGCCATAAGTATACCACACTTTGAATAGTTTGTCAAGTGTCTATAGTGCGTATTTTATAAATGTATTATGGTTATAATGAAAATAGTATATAAAAGTGTAAACTTCCTTATTGATATAATGAAAAAAGCACTGGATCAAATCCAGTGCCTAGACCCTATCAACTTTGACTCTATTCAAATAGCTTATCGTAGTATTCGGTGAGGGCTTGATTTTTCGAAGATGATCCCCTCGCATCCTGCGCTGCTTTTTGCCACTGCTCACAGGTAGTATACGTCTCATTGAGACGAATGCAAAACTGCGGTGCGGGATGGATTCCTATACGCACACGCGTTATGCGTGCCATGGAATTTCGCTTTTCGCGCTGTATCATACCCTGAATATCTTCTTTGTTCACATGAAAGGCGTAGACCATTGTCTCAGGTAAGAGCTGTTCGAGAAGCGCACGGAATCCGCTTTGAAAAAGCTTGCTCCCTCCCCGTGCTTCTACCTCACCACTGGGAAACAACAGGAATACTCCTCCCTGCACAATATGTCTGCGCGCTTCGCCAAGGACGTTTTTCGCCTGCGTTCCGCTTGAGGGGGCTGGCACAAAATGATCTCCATAGAGTGCCGTGAACTGCGGATAGCGTTTTTCGGTTACCATGACTTTGATATCGTGCCGCTTGATCGCTTGAAGCACTACAGGCACATCGATATATCCTGGGTGATTTGAAATAATCAATCCCGGCCTGGTATTCAAGCGATTGCGCATCAGTAAAAACTCTGGATTGTCTTGCTGAACAACATCAACTTGAATGCCGATGCGCTTCAGAAGCTCTCCTGAAACTCCTGCAAGTCCTTCACGCTCATATATCGGGAGTGTTTCTTTCAAAAAACGTGCATAGGTTCCTTCAGATAGGGCGACTGCCGATGATTCTACTGCGCGAGATATGAGATGCTTCATATTATGCAGCGCCTAAAAATACTTTTTCCAAAAGATCGGTTTTTTGCAACGTAGGAATATCACCATCATAAACAACGCGCCCCTTATCAAGAATATATGCACGCTGGACAATCTCAAAAAGGGATTTCAAATTATGCTCAACAATAAAAATTGCCGTCCCATGTCGCTCATTGATTTCCTTGATCTTATGGAAAATTTCTTTCACTACCTTCGGAGCAAGTCCAAGCGAAGGCTCATCGAGCAATAACACTTTTGGGTCTCGCATAAGACCGCGTGCGAGCGCAAGCATTTGCTGCTGTCCTCCGGAAAGCGTTCCCGCCTGAGCATTCTTTTTTGCACGCAATGCAGGGAACAACTCCATCACTTCATCGCGCCGCCTCCGCATTTCTTTGACTTGTGAAATACCGTATGCCCCGATCTCTATATTTTCTTCCACGGTGAGGCTCGAAAAAACTCTTCGCCCCTGGGGCACAAAGGATATCCCAAGCTGCACCACTTCATGGGGAACGGGATAGATTTTTTTTTCATGCCAATACACATCTCCATGGCTCAAGGGCGCAATACCAAAGATTGCTTTTAACACTGTCGACTTCCCTGCTCCATTGGGACCCATCAGCGCCACCACCTCTCCCTCATCAAGGGAAACAGAAACGCCGTCAAGCGCCCTAACGCCTCCATACTGCACCGTTGCATCTTTGAGCTGTAAGAGAGTTTCTTTACTTACCATACGTTATTCTCCTAAATATGCTTCAATAACATCCCGACGTTTAAGTACGGCGCCGGGTTCACCGGATGCCAAAACCCTTCCTTCATCGATAACAATCACTTCATCAGACAGCTCGCGGATAAGATCCATGTTGTGTTCAATCAACACAATAGTCTTTCCCTGTTCGCGCAGTTCTTTCACAATCGATACAACGATTTTTACCATTTGCGGAAAGAGCCCTGCAAACGGCTCGTCAAACAAGATAAGTGATTTGTCCATTGCAAGTACGCGGGCAATTTCGAGAAGCTTTCGCTGTCCATAAGATAGATTTAAAGCAAGCGCATTTTTCCTTTCTTCAAGCCCGACTCGCTTGAGCACATCGATGCTTTTGCGATAGTGGTAATCCGAATGTTTTTCGGCCAACGCGCCAAACACATTCCGCTCAGTTGTGACCACTAACATATTATCCAATACGGTCATCTGCTCAAAAAGCCGCACCTCTTGAAATGTGCGGGTAATGCCATAGGTCGAAACATCATAGGTGTTGAGTTTGTGGAATGCCACACTATCAATGGTGACCGTGCCAGCGTCAATGGAATACACGCCGGACAGCACATTGACACATGAACTTTTTCCCGACCCATTGGGGCCCACGATACTTGTGATTGTCCCTTTACGGATCGACAGCGTCAATCCATCCACTGCGTGGACACCGCCGAAATATTTTTTGAGATTATGTGTTTGGAGTGCGAACATAAACGTATCATCCATTAGCATGCATAGGATTATGAAGCGCATTCGAAGGTATCTGTCTGGAAGGATCTGCGGAATGCGACGGCATGAGCCGAAGACCTCTTCCAGCAGAAAAATATTCGTGCCTGACGGACAGATGCCTGAAGAAGTTGTGATTCATAATCATAGTAATCAGTGTAGTATTACTGCAATTTATACTCGCCGACAAGCCCCTGCGGCCGATACATCATCAACACAACCAGCAATGCACCATAGGTAAAGAGACGCATCTGTGCTGCGATATCTGTTGGAAATCCAACAAAGCGCAAGAATTCTGGCAAGAGCACCAAAAAAAGCGCACCGAGCACC is a window of Patescibacteria group bacterium DNA encoding:
- a CDS encoding TIGR00282 family metallophosphoesterase, producing MHILIIGDIVGKPGRKAVAELLPQIRKEFDIDFVIANVENLAHGFGFTSQTLQELTNAGVDAGTSGNHAWAKPDGRELLSNRNSIVVRPANYPVGTPGVGAKTFTIATKSILVVNLMGRVFMKENLDCPFRALDAILQANSGTRHAGIIVDFHAETTSEKNAFGLYADGRVSAVVGTHTHVPTADERVMPGKTAYISDIGMVGLQHSVIGFDSGPLQSFLTQIHQHFEISDHGTVVFNSVLIDLDTATAQARSITRIQRIVNV
- a CDS encoding HU family DNA-binding protein, with product MTTKGTKFKKADLIEHLAAKLEVTKKQAEDMIEAVLVYITDTLKRGDELTLTGFGTFLAKERKGRLGINPKNVTQRVEIPPSIVPRFKAGKALKEALKKII
- a CDS encoding 1-acyl-sn-glycerol-3-phosphate acyltransferase — translated: MKHLISRAVESSAVALSEGTYARFLKETLPIYEREGLAGVSGELLKRIGIQVDVVQQDNPEFLLMRNRLNTRPGLIISNHPGYIDVPVVLQAIKRHDIKVMVTEKRYPQFTALYGDHFVPAPSSGTQAKNVLGEARRHIVQGGVFLLFPSGEVEARGGSKLFQSGFRALLEQLLPETMVYAFHVNKEDIQGMIQREKRNSMARITRVRIGIHPAPQFCIRLNETYTTCEQWQKAAQDARGSSSKNQALTEYYDKLFE
- a CDS encoding ABC transporter ATP-binding protein, which translates into the protein MVSKETLLQLKDATVQYGGVRALDGVSVSLDEGEVVALMGPNGAGKSTVLKAIFGIAPLSHGDVYWHEKKIYPVPHEVVQLGISFVPQGRRVFSSLTVEENIEIGAYGISQVKEMRRRRDEVMELFPALRAKKNAQAGTLSGGQQQMLALARGLMRDPKVLLLDEPSLGLAPKVVKEIFHKIKEINERHGTAIFIVEHNLKSLFEIVQRAYILDKGRVVYDGDIPTLQKTDLLEKVFLGAA
- a CDS encoding ATP-binding cassette domain-containing protein; the protein is MFALQTHNLKKYFGGVHAVDGLTLSIRKGTITSIVGPNGSGKSSCVNVLSGVYSIDAGTVTIDSVAFHKLNTYDVSTYGITRTFQEVRLFEQMTVLDNMLVVTTERNVFGALAEKHSDYHYRKSIDVLKRVGLEERKNALALNLSYGQRKLLEIARVLAMDKSLILFDEPFAGLFPQMVKIVVSIVKELREQGKTIVLIEHNMDLIRELSDEVIVIDEGRVLASGEPGAVLKRRDVIEAYLGE